The following coding sequences lie in one Atribacteraceae bacterium genomic window:
- a CDS encoding amphi-Trp domain-containing protein: protein MSKKEVRLKGRMDLNTVVSYLEELVKSIKEGKVYVQQGDEYVALHPVEMMDFTVEASRRKDQEKLILEISWHKESTIPTRPEFRITSVEPEIPPEEEEHSECEKESDSREEDDEEDDEEDDE, encoded by the coding sequence ATGAGTAAAAAAGAAGTGCGGTTAAAGGGAAGGATGGATCTGAACACTGTCGTTTCGTATCTCGAGGAACTGGTGAAGTCGATCAAGGAGGGCAAGGTCTATGTCCAGCAGGGCGACGAGTACGTAGCCCTGCACCCGGTGGAGATGATGGATTTTACGGTGGAAGCCAGCCGGAGAAAAGACCAGGAAAAACTGATTCTGGAGATCAGCTGGCATAAGGAATCGACCATCCCCACGAGACCGGAATTCCGGATCACTTCGGTGGAACCGGAGATCCCGCCGGAGGAAGAGGAACATTCCGAGTGTGAAAAAGAGAGCGATAGCCGGGAAGAGGACGATGAAGAGGACGATGAAGAGGACGATGAATAG
- a CDS encoding HprK-related kinase B, protein MDNLFDSGILGAAVRVLERFPPRESLTLLFGDSRIRVTSNDPNLIAALRRYYRVFTAVSSNNINIEVMALEGPTIDPGKGLVVKPPDPGKMKIKEEYREIPGGRVVRKRLTGMIFVFGSGVNLAIGPCLTNANQVINFINSRYIQWMLDRGCLLFHAAGVCQGRTGLALAGFAGRGKSTLALRLVRKGWRFVSNDRLLVKKGEGRKTMYGVAKLPRVNPGTLLADPALHGVLSEGDRRRYAEVPALRLWDLEHKHDVYLDEVFGEETFVLCAPLSALVLLNWKKDIGMPCFRLVDLRERNDLMRSFVKSPGLFYQPDPNHPLPDFSVERYLEVLNGSPVFEVTGGIDFNEAARFVASLQNG, encoded by the coding sequence ATGGATAATCTCTTCGATTCCGGCATCCTGGGAGCCGCCGTCCGCGTTCTGGAACGCTTTCCTCCCCGGGAGAGCTTGACTCTCCTGTTCGGGGACAGCCGGATTCGCGTGACCAGCAACGATCCCAACCTCATCGCTGCCTTGCGCCGTTATTACCGGGTATTCACCGCTGTGTCCTCGAATAATATAAATATCGAGGTCATGGCTTTGGAGGGACCGACGATCGACCCCGGAAAGGGTCTGGTGGTCAAGCCGCCGGACCCCGGTAAAATGAAGATCAAGGAGGAATACCGGGAAATTCCTGGGGGACGGGTGGTGCGCAAGAGACTCACCGGGATGATCTTTGTCTTCGGAAGCGGGGTGAACCTGGCCATCGGTCCCTGTCTGACCAACGCCAACCAGGTGATCAATTTTATCAACAGCCGTTACATCCAATGGATGCTTGACCGGGGATGTTTGTTATTTCACGCCGCAGGGGTCTGCCAGGGACGGACTGGCTTGGCTCTGGCCGGTTTCGCCGGACGGGGCAAATCAACGCTGGCCCTGCGCTTGGTCAGGAAAGGCTGGCGCTTTGTGAGCAACGACCGTCTCCTGGTCAAGAAAGGGGAGGGACGGAAGACCATGTACGGGGTGGCGAAACTCCCCCGAGTCAACCCCGGAACTCTTTTGGCCGATCCGGCGTTACACGGTGTTCTCTCCGAAGGGGACCGTCGACGGTATGCTGAAGTTCCCGCTCTCCGGCTCTGGGATCTCGAGCACAAGCATGACGTGTATCTGGACGAAGTATTCGGTGAAGAAACGTTCGTGCTCTGTGCTCCTCTGAGCGCTCTTGTCCTTTTGAACTGGAAAAAAGATATCGGGATGCCATGTTTTCGGCTGGTCGACCTCCGGGAGCGAAATGACTTGATGCGGTCGTTCGTCAAATCTCCAGGGCTCTTCTACCAGCCGGATCCGAACCACCCGTTGCCGGACTTCTCGGTTGAACGCTACTTGGAGGTCTTGAATGGCTCTCCAGTATTCGAGGTTACTGGAGGAATCGACTTCAACGAGGCGGCCCGCTTTGTCGCCTCGCTCCAAAATGGGTGA
- a CDS encoding GAK system ATP-grasp enzyme has protein sequence MKKVGVIGIPGGWSSEKLADVLERKTGFRFLVDMESLVFDVHRGQVLYRGEDLSSFDAMVIKKIGSHYSPDFLDRLEILRFLKERGLRIFSDPYRILRVLDRLVCTVTMRLGEIPIPPTFVTESLEEACRAVEEFGRAVLKPLYTTKARGMLVVEAGRDCAKMVERFRSAGNSVIYIQQMLDLPGRDLGIAFLGGRYLATYARVRGGDSWNTTTSSGGRYEAVDPPEEVIAVAKRAQDLFGLDYTTVDVVETGMGPLVFEVSAFGGFRGLLESHSLDAAELLVDYVLEDLDG, from the coding sequence ATGAAAAAAGTCGGGGTCATCGGCATACCCGGCGGCTGGTCATCGGAGAAATTGGCCGATGTTCTGGAACGGAAAACCGGTTTCCGGTTTTTGGTGGACATGGAAAGCCTGGTTTTCGATGTCCACCGGGGACAAGTGTTGTACCGGGGGGAGGATCTGTCTTCGTTTGACGCTATGGTTATAAAAAAAATCGGGTCTCACTATTCGCCGGATTTCTTGGATCGGTTGGAGATCCTCCGTTTTCTGAAGGAGAGGGGCCTGCGGATTTTTTCCGATCCTTATCGGATTCTCCGGGTGTTGGACCGGTTGGTCTGTACGGTGACCATGCGTTTGGGGGAGATTCCCATTCCCCCGACTTTCGTCACGGAAAGTCTGGAAGAGGCCTGCCGGGCGGTGGAGGAGTTTGGCCGGGCGGTTTTGAAGCCTCTTTATACAACCAAGGCCAGAGGCATGCTCGTGGTCGAAGCGGGCCGGGACTGTGCAAAGATGGTGGAGCGTTTTCGGTCCGCCGGAAATTCGGTGATCTATATCCAGCAAATGCTTGACCTGCCCGGCCGGGACCTGGGGATCGCTTTTCTGGGAGGTCGGTACCTGGCAACGTATGCCCGGGTAAGGGGGGGTGATTCCTGGAATACCACCACTTCCTCCGGCGGCCGGTACGAGGCGGTCGATCCGCCGGAGGAAGTGATTGCCGTCGCGAAGCGAGCCCAGGACCTGTTCGGTCTCGATTACACGACGGTAGACGTGGTGGAAACCGGCATGGGGCCTCTGGTTTTTGAGGTATCCGCCTTCGGGGGGTTCCGTGGTCTTTTAGAATCCCACTCGCTGGACGCTGCCGAACTTCTGGTCGATTATGTCCTGGAGGACCTCGATGGATAA